The genomic segment TTCACGTAGTTAACCTTGCCATCCTGCTCGCCGTACTTCACGCACGAGGCATGGATGCTGGACATGATGTCGTGCAGACGGCTGTCGACCTCTTCGGCACACCATGCCAGGCGAGCCGCGTTCTGTGACATTTCAAGTCCGGAGATGGCCACGCCACCAGCGTTGGAGGCCTTGCCAGGGGCGAACATCACGCCTGCCTTCTGTAAGACCTCCGTAGCCTCTTCCGTCGTCGGCATGTTTGCACCCTCAGCGACTAACTTCACGCCGTTCGCCACCATCGTTTTGGCGTCGGCTGCCTCGATCTCATTCTGCGTGGCGCACGGCAGGGCGATGTCGGCCTTGACGCACCACGGGCGCTTTCCTGGCACGTAACTGACTCCTACCTCCTTCGCGTATTCCTCCAACGTACCACGACACTCATTTTTCACCCTCATCAGCTTCGCTAACTTCTCCTTGTCGAAGCCGCATGGGTCGTGGATGTAGCCCTTCGAGTCGGAGGCTGTTACCACCCTAGCGTTGAGCTCAATACACTTCATGATGGTGTACTGCGCAACATTGCCGGAGCCCGACACTAGGACCGTCTTGCCATTGAGAGAGTCGTTGACGCGCTCCAGCATCGCCTGCGCAAAGTACACGAGGCCGTACCCCGTAGCCTCAGGGCGGATCTCACTGCCCTGGTAGGAGAGGCCCTTGCCAGTAAAGGTGCACTCGTTCGTGTTCCGTAGCTTCCAGTACATGCCGTTCATGTAGCCCACTTCGCGACTACCGACGCCGATGTCGCCAGCCGGCACGTCGGTGTCAGCGCCGATGTGGCGGTAGAGTTCCGTGACGAGCGACTGGCAGAAGCGCATCACCTCCAGGTCGCTCTTGCCCTTGGGGTCGAAGTCAGACCCACCCTTGCCGCCACCCATGGGCAGTGTTGTCAGTGAGTTCTTAAAGGTTTGCTCGAAGGCGAGGAACTTCAGAATAGAGAGGTTGACAGAGGGGTGAAAGCGCATGCCGCCCTTGTAGGGGCCAATGGACGAGTTGAACTGAACGCGGAAGGCGCGGTTAACGTGGGTGACACCTTTGTCATCCACCCACGGCACGCGGAACTGAATCAAGCGCTCTGGCTCCACAAGGCGCTCCAGCAGGCCATCTTTAGCGTACTTGGGGTTCTTCTGCAGGAACGGCCACAGAGACGTCATCACCTCTCGAACAGCCTGCGTAAACTCAGGCTGATGCGGGTCTCGGGAAAGGACGCACTTCTCGATGAAGTCGTTCACAGACGTATACTGGAGATTGAACGAGGACATGGCGGACGTGTCTACTTcagagggtgggggaagggtTACAGAGATTGAACTGCGTCGATGAACAGTGCGAGATCAAACGGCAgtggacacgcacacaaacacacaacgGTAGTAATatagagagaagaaaaatcGGTAATGCGgcaagaaggcaaagaagaatTGGGGGTTCAAGCACGGATGCCGGTGGTGTATGAGCGGCTGGCTGATCGATTCGCAGGAGTAGTAACGTTGAAGTAAGCACGATCTACGACGGTAAAGCGGCGAGCAGATGAGCGCAGCGTTGTCACgcaggagaaaagagagagagagaggagagaaaaaagtaGAGATAAACGTCTAGGGAAAGAGACGTGGGCCGAGCTGgtacgggggggggggctaaaGACGGCGCGCGCGACACGCTGacgcgcacagaggcacaaGGCCGTGCGTTggacgaggtggtgcacaACGCCATACACCGTGCAGAGGGTATTGGGGAAATGGAGGTACTCTTCGAGGTTGAGGCGGTTGAGACGCTGCACGGTGTCTTCAATGTGCAGCCAAGACACTGCTTGCATTTGCTTTTGCTGTCCTTGGGGCAGGTATGGCACCAGTGGGGAGAATGGAACCCACAGTACCGGAGACGGCGCCGCTTGGGAGGTGGGCCATGGAAGGATGAAGAGGACAAATAAAGGGTGCGCGTCGCATGGGACGGTGATAGACACGACCATGAGTGTACGCGATTGTTGTCCACTGCGTTAGGCAGTGTCGCTGTCACCCCCGCGCGTCTCTCATGGTGCCCCCATCCCACCCCCTTTCAGGCGATGTGCGCGCGCGGGGGGGCTGCGGAGGTAAAATAAGACTGCTCTGATTGCTTTCACTCCATACGGTAAAATCGTCAACAGCGTACCGAGAGGGGGTGACGTAGCGCCGCGCATGACCGTACCGGTGTGGCAGAATGCGGCGTGATCTGCATagccacacagacacgcacgtacCAACAATGATGAGCCCTATTGTTAGTGGCGCCAAGATGACGAGCACGTGGCCCTCACTGCGGCTTATGGTACCAATGCACTTCGCGGCTGTTGTGCTGGTCATATATGCGACTGTATGTGCCCCAACCAGTCAACACAGGAGAGCGGAACGGGGAAGCGTGGACGCGGATGccgacgtgtgtgtgtgtgtgtgtgggtgggtgcatGTATGTACATGAGAGCAGCGCAACGCTTCTTTACCTTtcatccctctctcgctctctccttgtcgAGCCAGTGGACGAAACGGGCGGGCGGCGAGGGCGCGGATGTCGTGCGTACAGTACCTAGTTCGCTTTCCAGCACGAGGGCCAgatgagggagggaagacacATTGTCTTGTTGGCTGCACTCGTGCGTGTTTTGCACTCCCTCAACTCTGCTGTTTATGCCACAACAGCGCACCTACTGTGAGTGTCAAGTATGtaacggaggagagagaaaagggtggTCGTGACAGGGGCAAGAGCCAAGAGGGTAGTGGTGAGACTGAAacaaaggggggggaggggcacgCGCCGTGAATGGCATCAAACACCTACGCATCCACGTACTCATGAGCGCATGCACCCCACTTTGAGAGAGAGCGTAGCCACCACGTGGCGTTGATCAACGAAACAGCGCCGCCTGTGAAGACAGGGCCGTGCTCCCCATCGAATAAGTCTAGACGCATTGACTGTGGTTACCATTTTTGTCTGCTTTCTTCTCGTCGCTCACCCGGAGTTGCGCATCGCCGGTCTTCTCGTTCGCTTCTGCcaggaggaaagaagagggcagCTAGTGGAGTGAGAGGGCGTAAAGATGGCGGGCAGAGGGAATGTTGCGCAATGAGCACCGAGCTGTCACACGAAGTGGAGAGGCGGACAGGGATAGGGAGTAACAGGGAGAGATGCAGGTGCCCAGGCAGAAGTAGGAAGAGGATGACCGCGCATCAAATGAACATTCCGAGGTGAAGTGCATCAAGTCGCAGATAGCGCACAgtcagcggtgcagcagtcgTCTAAAGTCGGGAGAGACAGGGGAAGTTGTGAGAGTGCCTTCGCGCCTGGCCTTTTCAGTCGAACGGGAGGAGCGGGTAAGGGTGTGCGTTCCATCGCAATGCACCTGCCATAGCGGTCGGGGGGAGAAACAGAGCAGGTGCGTTGCGTTCGCGCACGTAGTGCCCCCTTTCAACAAGCTAGCTCTGTCCAGCCCcagcacgtgcgtgcgtacatCTGATTTTCCGTGTCTGAGTCAGGCAGACTCCGCATACCGACGGCATCCCAGTTCTCCGGGCTGACAGACACCTCCATCACGAGCTTCTTCTCGCCTCTCTGCAGCACACGTAGCGTACTCGTGCTCGGCAGCGGACGCACGAATAACAGCGGGGAATCGGGTGCCGTGCTTGCGAGATCGCCACACCTCGCGTGAGTCGGTAcatgcaagagagaaaacccTCGCAGCAAGATAACGTCACCGGGGTCCATGAaggccgcggcagcccccCACGAGTTGTAGAAGTTAATGCGCAGACGCGTCTTCCCGGCGGCGGTATCCGCACTGGGCGTGCATGGAGCGACGGAGCCAACTATGGTGAACACCTTGTCGTCCCCAAACTCGCATGTGCGAAGGGGAATAGCGGCCACGACAGTGCAGCGAAGCACCAACTCAGGGAGCTCAACGTCCTtcggcagctgctcaaggCTGGCGTCTGTTTCATATGACTCCATCGTGCATCTCCCAGCGTGAAGGCAAATACCAAAGAGAGCGGTGACGATGTCCCCGttgtgaggaagagaaagtaCACAAAGTGAGCGAAAAGGTGCGAGGATGAGCGATGAACCTAGAGGAATTGAGGTATGGGAGAGGGATAGCACAGCGCGCAGTGCGCCGTacctctcgctgctgtcgcgtATGACACGAAGCATGAGCTTGAGTGTTACGTCGAGGGCATCAAGTCGAACCCCATCGCTTGGGGTGCAAGGAGCAGCACCGAGTAGAGTACACATTCGTGTCACCAAGGGacgcagtagcagcagcaacagccagaTTGGGGAGGAGATGGAACGAGAAAGGAACGACGTGGTCTATCATTAGAGcgttttgtttcttcttcaaAAGGGGGATCACTGAGggacgaggagagcgaggggagggggggaagtaTCAGAAGAAGttccaccaccatcacaaCAACAACTGCTCCAGACGAGACGCCGGCGCACGCACGATCGGCTCCAGCTTACGATAAACGTCagtcctcccccctcccccccccacacacacaatggcGAAAACGAAAGAGCGACGCACGATCACTAACATGCGCACGTCCGGCTGCTTCACTGCTGAGATGTCTGCTGATGCTACATACAATAGAAAACGGTGGCGCGGGAGGGGACTGGGAGAGGCCTGCGCGTAGACAGCACGACGTGGACTTGGCAAATGTGCAGCATCCTTGGAGATtcagggaaaggagagagagaaaacaaaagagtcgagaggaaggggaggggaatggGTCCGCGCATAGGCGTGGGAAGGACGGCACGGATGCGAAGACGGATGAGTGTTTAAAAGGTTCCCACGAGGCGGCGGGCCTTCCccagcgaaagagagcgcacTGTGAAGCAGGAAGCTATCTATTATCCCTTCGCGCGATTCCTCTCACTGTCCGTCTGCAGGTGGCGGTTTGATCGACAGCGACGTATCCATGAGGACACTTGCAAGTATGCACGTACACCCTTACTCTCTCGCTTCCGGCGTGAGACCTGTCGACTTCAATGATTAGCAGGAAGCACATAGTTGGTGAGGGGCACCATCCACGTCGCAAGACATACCATGAATACTAGCGTGATCGCTGTGCCACAAACGAGGAAGTCCTTCGCTCGCAGATACAGCTTACCCTTCGAGTCTTCCGCTAGAAGCGAGTTCACGTTGGGGAAGGAGCTGATAGGGAACGCCAT from the Leishmania panamensis strain MHOM/PA/94/PSC-1 chromosome 28 sequence genome contains:
- a CDS encoding hypothetical protein (TriTrypDB/GeneDB-style sysID: LpmP.28.3070); translation: MESYETDASLEQLPKDVELPELVLRCTVVAAIPLRTCEFGDDKVFTIVGSVAPCTPSADTAAGKTRLRINFYNSWGAAAAFMDPGDVILLRGFSLLHVPTHARCGDLASTAPDSPLLFVRPLPSTSTLRVLQRGEKKLVMEVSVSPENWDAVGMRSLPDSDTENQMYARTCWGWTELAC
- a CDS encoding glutamate dehydrogenase, putative (TriTrypDB/GeneDB-style sysID: LpmP.28.3060); protein product: MSSFNLQYTSVNDFIEKCVLSRDPHQPEFTQAVREVMTSLWPFLQKNPKYAKDGLLERLVEPERLIQFRVPWVDDKGVTHVNRAFRVQFNSSIGPYKGGMRFHPSVNLSILKFLAFEQTFKNSLTTLPMGGGKGGSDFDPKGKSDLEVMRFCQSLVTELYRHIGADTDVPAGDIGVGSREVGYMNGMYWKLRNTNECTFTGKGLSYQGSEIRPEATGYGLVYFAQAMLERVNDSLNGKTVLVSGSGNVAQYTIMKCIELNARVVTASDSKGYIHDPCGFDKEKLAKLMRVKNECRGTLEEYAKEVGVSYVPGKRPWCVKADIALPCATQNEIEAADAKTMVANGVKLVAEGANMPTTEEATEVLQKAGVMFAPGKASNAGGVAISGLEMSQNAARLAWCAEEVDSRLHDIMSSIHASCVKYGEQDGKVNYVNGANIAGFVKVADAMLALGIV